In a genomic window of Flavobacterium sp. KACC 22761:
- the hmpA gene encoding NO-inducible flavohemoprotein, with amino-acid sequence MNADQKELIKATIPILRSSGEDLTNYFYARMFKHHPELRNMFNMGNQANGRQKSALANAVLAYAENIDNPGVLLGVLRGIATKHRSLNIQPDQYKIVGTHLIASIGEVVGEAATPEILQAWTVAFYQLAQIMIDLEKELYIENASKPGSWNGWRKFVIKKIVEESAEIKSFYLYPEDGKAIADFHPGQFISVQVFIEELNLLQPRQYSLSSAFNPEYYRISVKRENGFASNPSGMVSNTLHSKSEGEIISISSPAGLFHLEKDSQNPLVLISGGVGFTPMLSMLETNINELQNKKTVWVHGCRNESVHAFKNQISSLKQEVKWLETFTFYDTVENLENSSDQILQGRVDLHKCKESILLDEAKFYICGPELFIKSQYESLINLNIKTENIFYEEFGPQLINLN; translated from the coding sequence ATGAATGCAGATCAAAAAGAGCTTATAAAAGCAACAATTCCAATTTTAAGATCAAGTGGCGAAGACCTGACAAATTACTTTTATGCAAGAATGTTCAAACATCATCCTGAGCTTCGAAATATGTTTAATATGGGAAATCAGGCCAATGGAAGACAAAAATCAGCCTTAGCAAATGCAGTGCTTGCTTATGCTGAAAATATAGATAATCCCGGTGTTCTTTTGGGAGTACTTAGAGGAATCGCGACGAAACACAGAAGTCTTAACATTCAGCCAGACCAATACAAAATTGTTGGTACGCATTTAATTGCTTCAATTGGAGAAGTTGTCGGAGAAGCTGCAACGCCCGAAATTCTACAAGCATGGACTGTTGCATTTTATCAGCTTGCGCAAATTATGATTGACCTTGAAAAAGAATTATATATTGAAAACGCTTCAAAACCGGGAAGCTGGAACGGATGGCGAAAATTTGTAATTAAAAAAATAGTCGAAGAATCAGCTGAAATAAAATCTTTCTATTTATATCCTGAAGATGGCAAAGCAATTGCTGATTTTCATCCGGGCCAATTTATCAGTGTGCAGGTTTTTATAGAAGAATTAAATCTGTTACAACCGAGGCAATACAGTTTGTCAAGTGCATTCAATCCTGAATATTATAGAATTTCTGTAAAAAGAGAAAATGGATTCGCTTCAAATCCGTCTGGAATGGTTTCCAATACGCTACATTCTAAATCAGAAGGAGAAATTATTTCAATTTCATCGCCCGCAGGACTATTTCATTTAGAAAAAGATTCTCAAAATCCATTAGTATTAATAAGCGGTGGAGTTGGTTTTACACCTATGCTCAGCATGCTTGAAACTAATATAAACGAGCTTCAAAATAAAAAAACCGTTTGGGTTCATGGATGCAGAAATGAATCGGTTCATGCGTTTAAAAATCAGATTTCAAGTTTAAAGCAAGAAGTAAAATGGCTTGAAACATTCACATTTTATGATACGGTCGAAAATCTAGAAAATTCATCAGATCAAATTTTACAAGGACGTGTGGATCTTCATAAATGCAAAGAGTCTATTTTATTGGATGAAGCTAAATTTTATATCTGTGGTCCAGAATTATTTATTAAATCCCAATATGAATCTCTTATTAATTTAAATATTAAAACAGAGAATATTTTCTATGAAGAATTTGGCCCTCAGTTAATCAATTTAAATTAA
- a CDS encoding serine hydrolase produces the protein MKKHYTLLLLCSIMLVKAQTFQQKLQTAVTNSWSGSGLPGVSVAVSTPNLGMVYASAGIGNVYTQSPILQNTQYRIASATKNFTATLIMRLQEAGYFNINDKLSQHLVIPGLPNGSTITIKQLLQHTAGVGDYLNGSSDFINAAVPDKIFTDAEIVGYINNMGAAFTPGSSYEYSNGGFYLLGMLIEKKLGKTLDVAIQEWVASPLELTNTFMDFTSTTTNKIPNLAEGTRAYNYSPTSVKGAGAIVANPGDLAKYCKAVFGGNYLTQSSINAMISPSALNSAYGLGTRLYTSSNNVKYHGHTGTILGYNSFMYFIPSLNVSVAITTNAYASPSSLWDNIKTAVYNVVEQEYLSYCATNNCFSANIPVPTAPTAGQVYVNTPVNFAWDSTVSGADYRIQVSKSNSGWNDTDGFTSATTPNSTVVVNDVVNTAKTYSWNATNAAVSESPIGGTVYYYTIRSYSAATGTSKYSAPVSFTPKSAGCTLPGTTSITVDNLDAALVGAWTSTSATAGYIGTNYIHDGDTGKGTKSATFTPLIAQRGKYEVFINFTAGTNRPTNVPVDIIDENGTTTVTVNQQTNNATWVSLGRYNFSAGSRGKVVIRTTGTTGVVIADAFKFTFVDCLPENVAPVANFTPASATVCEGQTVTYTSTSTNATSYSWSFPGGTPSTSTAANPVVTYSTSGTYDASLTATNSVGSDTKTITGLVTVNPAATVVAGFTAPLAELAVGESMTLTNTSTGATTYAWTFPNGSPATSTAANPSVSFTTTGTKTITLVASNACGSNTYTLTICVGTNTKTTLETFEASAGRFTSVPTTSGSTVGIATTSTLARATDSYKNGTASLKAVLYDNTSVTTNWLVRLLSGGGTPANNQAFVGNQGSFGFWLKTSTANAGATVTAWIDDADGLEELPPIAIINNGAWNYYEWFLPTAVGTTITTGNGIVGGASVTLDAIVIKQNNTANTMTVWIDDIQHNYISGCSGTRKMLDVADVEEVKITEGLVVYPNPTNGILNLSFENNTKSDVYLYNILGQQLLNTTFEGNEKELDLNNFDQGIYLLQVITDGKTSTKKIILNK, from the coding sequence ATGAAAAAACACTACACTTTATTATTGTTATGCAGCATAATGCTTGTAAAGGCGCAAACATTTCAGCAAAAATTGCAAACTGCTGTTACAAACTCATGGTCAGGAAGCGGACTTCCGGGAGTTTCCGTGGCGGTATCTACTCCAAATTTAGGAATGGTATATGCCTCAGCAGGTATCGGAAATGTATACACGCAATCGCCAATTTTGCAGAATACTCAATATAGAATTGCAAGTGCAACCAAAAACTTTACGGCAACATTAATTATGCGATTGCAAGAAGCGGGTTATTTTAATATCAATGATAAATTATCGCAACACTTAGTAATTCCCGGTTTACCAAATGGAAGTACAATTACGATTAAACAATTATTACAACATACTGCTGGCGTAGGTGACTATTTAAACGGAAGCTCGGATTTTATAAATGCCGCCGTTCCTGACAAAATCTTTACAGATGCCGAAATAGTGGGTTACATTAATAATATGGGAGCAGCATTTACTCCCGGAAGTTCTTATGAATATTCTAATGGAGGTTTTTATTTGCTTGGAATGTTAATCGAAAAGAAATTAGGAAAAACATTAGATGTAGCGATTCAGGAATGGGTTGCTTCGCCACTTGAATTAACTAATACTTTTATGGATTTTACAAGTACAACGACCAACAAAATTCCAAATTTAGCCGAAGGAACAAGAGCTTACAATTATTCGCCAACATCGGTAAAAGGGGCAGGAGCCATTGTAGCAAATCCGGGCGATTTAGCAAAATACTGTAAAGCAGTTTTTGGAGGAAATTATTTGACACAAAGTTCCATAAATGCAATGATTTCGCCTTCTGCGCTTAATTCTGCATATGGTTTAGGAACGCGACTTTATACTTCTTCAAACAATGTAAAATATCACGGCCATACAGGAACAATCCTTGGATATAATTCTTTTATGTATTTTATTCCATCACTAAATGTTTCTGTCGCAATTACTACCAATGCTTATGCGAGTCCTTCTTCATTATGGGATAATATTAAAACAGCAGTTTATAATGTTGTAGAGCAAGAATATCTAAGTTATTGTGCGACAAATAATTGTTTTAGTGCCAATATTCCTGTACCTACAGCACCTACAGCAGGCCAGGTTTATGTGAATACTCCAGTAAACTTTGCTTGGGATTCTACGGTTTCAGGAGCAGATTACCGTATTCAGGTTTCAAAATCAAATTCGGGATGGAATGATACAGACGGATTTACATCGGCAACTACACCAAATAGCACAGTTGTCGTAAATGATGTTGTAAATACTGCAAAAACGTATTCTTGGAATGCAACAAATGCAGCAGTTTCAGAATCTCCAATTGGCGGAACTGTTTATTACTACACAATCAGAAGTTACAGCGCCGCAACCGGAACTTCAAAATATTCCGCTCCGGTAAGTTTTACGCCAAAAAGTGCCGGCTGTACTTTGCCGGGAACAACCTCAATTACAGTAGATAATTTGGATGCGGCTTTGGTTGGGGCTTGGACATCTACTTCTGCAACTGCAGGATATATCGGTACAAATTATATTCATGATGGCGATACCGGAAAAGGAACTAAATCGGCAACTTTTACTCCTTTAATTGCACAAAGAGGAAAATATGAAGTATTCATCAACTTTACAGCAGGAACAAATCGTCCAACAAATGTTCCAGTAGATATTATTGACGAAAACGGAACAACTACCGTTACAGTAAACCAACAAACTAATAATGCGACTTGGGTTTCATTAGGTAGATACAATTTCAGTGCAGGCTCTAGAGGCAAAGTTGTAATCCGTACAACGGGTACAACAGGAGTTGTTATTGCTGATGCTTTTAAATTTACTTTTGTGGATTGTTTGCCAGAGAATGTAGCGCCAGTAGCTAATTTTACGCCAGCAAGCGCGACAGTTTGCGAAGGACAAACGGTGACTTATACTAGTACTTCTACAAACGCAACTTCTTACAGCTGGTCATTCCCAGGAGGAACGCCAAGTACGAGTACGGCCGCTAATCCGGTGGTTACTTATAGTACTTCAGGAACTTATGATGCAAGCTTAACAGCAACAAATTCAGTAGGTTCTGATACAAAAACAATAACAGGATTGGTAACAGTAAATCCTGCAGCAACTGTTGTGGCTGGTTTTACAGCTCCTTTGGCAGAATTAGCAGTAGGAGAAAGTATGACTCTAACGAATACTTCAACAGGAGCAACGACTTACGCTTGGACTTTCCCTAACGGATCTCCTGCAACAAGTACAGCTGCAAATCCATCGGTAAGTTTTACGACAACAGGTACAAAAACGATTACTTTGGTTGCTTCAAATGCTTGCGGAAGCAATACCTATACATTGACAATTTGCGTTGGAACAAATACCAAAACTACACTGGAAACTTTTGAAGCTTCTGCAGGAAGATTTACTAGCGTACCAACGACATCTGGTTCTACTGTTGGTATTGCAACTACTTCTACTTTGGCAAGAGCTACAGATAGTTATAAAAATGGTACTGCAAGTTTAAAGGCAGTTTTGTATGACAATACTTCGGTAACAACAAACTGGCTGGTGCGTTTGCTTTCTGGCGGAGGAACTCCAGCAAACAATCAGGCGTTTGTTGGCAATCAGGGCTCTTTTGGTTTCTGGCTGAAAACAAGCACTGCAAATGCTGGAGCGACTGTTACGGCTTGGATTGATGATGCCGATGGACTTGAAGAATTGCCTCCAATAGCAATCATCAACAACGGAGCGTGGAATTACTACGAGTGGTTCTTGCCAACTGCAGTAGGAACAACAATTACGACAGGAAACGGAATTGTGGGCGGTGCTTCTGTAACTTTGGATGCAATTGTCATCAAACAAAACAATACTGCTAATACAATGACAGTTTGGATTGATGATATTCAGCACAATTATATTTCTGGATGTTCTGGAACTAGAAAAATGCTGGATGTTGCCGATGTTGAAGAAGTAAAAATTACAGAAGGCTTGGTAGTGTATCCAAATCCGACAAACGGAATTTTGAATTTGAGTTTCGAAAACAACACTAAATCAGATGTTTATCTGTATAATATTTTGGGTCAGCAATTGTTGAATACTACTTTTGAAGGGAATGAAAAAGAACTTGATTTGAATAATTTTGATCAAGGAATTTATCTACTTCAAGTCATAACCGATGGTAAAACATCAACTAAGAAGATTATTTTGAATAAGTAA
- a CDS encoding PKD domain-containing protein: MKKNKPINLRNQIATIMVLFSIVSGLAQTTPDSKKPSDAQLYSLADKYLKSSIKKEIKPDGEVFLQRDMNDYLALTNKKNAVTSKPGVTEKHEDLECEHNGELLKEYLNRPHPSVLTMTKYFAEASKEFGVPVEILMAVGQVQSNWAQVSSSFYGSWGVMGLIESNYNNQIAEGAKLIKSTPEAIKTDAKTNIRAAAALLKSYQKNANPKSLEDWFDATRELTGLKDEAMKTSLAERIFKVIKDGSKTVTLWKEIIDIKGNTVTIPSSKTSKSSTAKTSAAEAVMAVDYPGALSRITACNYGVGRNGYGIDYYFVHYMATGTYEGAISYFNDCSRTTPTSAHYCIRNSDGQISQVVREADRAYSQGVSGYPQWNGAGVSTEHEVLATNLSMWDSQPMLNAAAALAIDVCDRAGVPKTRRVTNGNRGIYGHNDVNTGTDCPNLTTARWNVLLAKIAAGSTTNVPVPTAPTAGQIYVSTPVNFAWDSTVSGADYRIQVSKSNSGWNSTDGFTSATTPNSTVVVNDVVNTVKTYSWNATNAAVSESPIGGTVYYYTIRSYSAATGTSNYSTPVSFTPKSAGCTVPGTTSITVDNLAATLVGAWTSTSATAGYIGTDYIHDGDTGKGTKSATFTPSIAQRGKYEVFINFTAGTNRPTNVPVDIIDENGTTTVTVNQQINNATWVSLGRYNFSAGSTGKVVIRTTGTTGVVIADAFKFTFVDCLPENVAPVANFTPASATVCEGQTVTYTSTSTNATSYSWSFPGGTPSTSTAANPVVTYSTSGTYDASLTATNSVGSDTKTVTGLVTVNPAATVVAGFTAPLAELAVGESITLTNTSTGATTYAWTFPNGSPATSTAANPSVSFTTAGSKTVTLVASNACGSNTYTMTFCVGSDTTTTLETFEASAGRFTQVPTTSGSTVGIATTSTLARATDGFKNGTASLKAVLYDNTSVSTDWLVRLLSGGGTPANNQAFVGNQGSFGFWLKTSTANAGATVTAWIDDADGLEELPPQAIINNGAWNYYEWFLPTAVGTTITTGNGIVNGASVTLDAIVIKQSNTANTMTVWIDDIQHNYISGCSGTRKMLDVADVEEVKITEGLVVYPNPTNGILNLSLENNTKSDVYLYNILGQQLLNTTFEGNEKQLDLNNFDQGIYLLQVITDGKTSTKKIILNK; this comes from the coding sequence ATGAAGAAAAACAAACCTATTAACCTACGAAACCAAATTGCTACAATTATGGTTTTGTTTAGTATTGTATCCGGTTTGGCGCAAACGACGCCAGACTCCAAAAAGCCAAGTGATGCGCAACTCTATTCTTTGGCCGACAAATATTTGAAATCTTCGATTAAAAAAGAAATTAAACCTGATGGTGAAGTATTTCTGCAAAGAGATATGAATGATTATTTGGCATTAACAAATAAAAAAAATGCCGTAACCAGCAAGCCGGGTGTAACTGAAAAACATGAGGATTTAGAATGCGAACATAATGGAGAACTTTTGAAAGAATATCTAAACAGACCCCATCCTTCTGTACTGACAATGACGAAATATTTTGCTGAAGCAAGCAAAGAATTTGGTGTTCCTGTCGAAATTTTGATGGCAGTAGGACAAGTGCAGAGTAACTGGGCACAAGTGTCATCCTCTTTCTACGGATCTTGGGGCGTAATGGGATTGATTGAAAGCAATTACAACAACCAGATTGCTGAAGGTGCAAAATTAATCAAATCTACTCCAGAAGCGATTAAGACTGATGCTAAAACTAATATTCGAGCGGCGGCGGCTTTGCTTAAAAGTTATCAGAAAAATGCAAATCCAAAAAGTTTGGAAGATTGGTTCGATGCAACCCGAGAATTAACTGGTTTGAAAGATGAAGCGATGAAAACTTCATTGGCAGAACGTATTTTTAAAGTAATTAAAGACGGTTCAAAAACCGTTACACTTTGGAAAGAAATTATTGACATCAAAGGAAATACAGTAACAATTCCCTCATCTAAAACTTCAAAAAGTTCAACTGCTAAAACAAGTGCAGCTGAAGCAGTTATGGCGGTTGATTATCCAGGAGCTTTATCAAGAATTACAGCTTGTAATTATGGGGTAGGGCGTAATGGCTATGGTATTGATTATTATTTCGTACACTATATGGCAACAGGTACTTATGAAGGCGCTATTTCATATTTTAATGATTGTAGCAGAACAACCCCAACTTCTGCACACTATTGCATTCGTAATTCTGATGGTCAGATTTCGCAGGTTGTTCGTGAAGCTGATCGTGCTTATTCGCAAGGAGTTTCAGGATATCCACAGTGGAATGGAGCTGGAGTGAGTACAGAGCATGAAGTTTTGGCAACAAATTTATCAATGTGGGATAGCCAGCCAATGTTGAATGCGGCGGCGGCTTTAGCAATTGATGTTTGTGATAGAGCTGGTGTTCCAAAAACAAGACGAGTAACAAATGGAAACCGTGGAATTTACGGTCATAATGACGTAAATACAGGTACAGATTGCCCTAATCTTACAACGGCTCGTTGGAATGTTTTGTTAGCTAAAATTGCTGCTGGAAGTACAACAAATGTTCCTGTACCTACTGCGCCTACAGCAGGCCAAATTTATGTGAGTACTCCGGTAAACTTTGCTTGGGATTCTACAGTTTCAGGAGCAGATTACCGTATTCAGGTTTCAAAATCAAATTCGGGATGGAATTCTACAGACGGATTTACATCGGCAACTACGCCAAATAGTACTGTAGTGGTTAATGATGTTGTCAATACGGTAAAAACATATTCTTGGAATGCAACAAATGCAGCAGTTTCAGAATCTCCAATTGGCGGAACTGTCTATTATTATACAATCAGAAGTTACAGTGCTGCAACCGGAACTTCAAATTATTCAACTCCAGTAAGTTTTACGCCAAAAAGCGCTGGCTGTACTGTGCCAGGAACAACCTCAATTACGGTTGATAATTTAGCGGCAACTTTGGTGGGAGCATGGACTTCGACTTCTGCGACAGCAGGATACATTGGTACAGATTATATTCATGATGGCGATACAGGAAAAGGAACTAAATCGGCGACTTTTACTCCATCAATTGCTCAAAGAGGGAAGTATGAAGTATTCATCAACTTTACGGCAGGAACAAACCGGCCGACAAATGTTCCTGTGGATATTATTGATGAAAACGGAACAACTACAGTTACCGTAAATCAGCAGATCAATAATGCGACTTGGGTTTCATTAGGAAGATACAATTTCAGTGCAGGTTCTACAGGCAAAGTGGTGATCCGTACAACAGGCACAACAGGAGTTGTTATTGCAGATGCTTTTAAATTTACTTTTGTTGATTGTTTGCCAGAGAATGTAGCGCCAGTAGCTAATTTTACGCCAGCAAGCGCGACAGTTTGCGAAGGACAAACGGTGACTTATACTAGTACTTCTACAAACGCAACTTCTTACAGCTGGTCATTCCCAGGAGGAACGCCAAGTACGAGTACGGCCGCTAATCCGGTGGTTACTTATAGTACTTCAGGAACTTATGATGCAAGCTTAACAGCAACAAATTCAGTAGGTTCTGATACAAAAACAGTAACAGGATTGGTAACAGTAAATCCTGCAGCAACTGTTGTGGCAGGTTTTACAGCTCCTTTGGCAGAATTAGCAGTAGGAGAGAGCATAACCTTGACAAATACTTCTACAGGAGCGACTACTTACGCGTGGACTTTTCCTAATGGATCTCCTGCAACAAGTACAGCAGCAAATCCATCGGTAAGTTTTACAACTGCGGGTTCAAAGACTGTTACATTAGTAGCTTCAAATGCTTGCGGAAGCAATACCTATACAATGACATTTTGTGTGGGCTCAGATACTACGACAACTTTAGAAACTTTTGAAGCTTCTGCTGGAAGATTCACTCAAGTTCCAACTACTTCGGGTTCGACGGTGGGTATTGCAACGACTTCCACTTTGGCAAGAGCGACAGATGGTTTTAAAAATGGAACAGCAAGTTTAAAAGCAGTTTTATATGACAATACATCAGTTAGTACAGATTGGTTGGTGCGTTTGCTTTCTGGCGGAGGAACTCCTGCAAATAATCAGGCTTTTGTTGGCAATCAAGGATCTTTCGGTTTTTGGCTGAAAACAAGCACTGCAAATGCAGGAGCGACTGTAACGGCTTGGATTGATGATGCTGACGGACTTGAAGAATTGCCTCCGCAAGCCATTATAAACAATGGAGCTTGGAATTACTACGAATGGTTTTTGCCAACTGCAGTAGGAACAACAATTACTACAGGAAACGGAATCGTTAATGGAGCTTCTGTAACTCTGGATGCAATTGTGATCAAACAAAGTAATACGGCCAATACGATGACCGTTTGGATTGATGATATTCAGCACAATTATATTTCTGGATGTTCTGGAACTAGAAAAATGCTGGATGTTGCCGATGTTGAAGAAGTAAAAATTACAGAAGGCTTGGTAGTATATCCAAACCCGACAAACGGAATTTTGAATTTGAGTTTGGAAAACAACACAAAATCGGATGTTTATCTGTATAATATTTTGGGTCAGCAATTGTTGAATACCACTTTTGAAGGAAATGAAAAACAACTTGATCTGAATAATTTTGATCAAGGAATTTATTTGCTTCAAGTCATAACCGATGGCAAAACATCAACTAAAAAGATTATTTTGAATAAGTAA